The genomic region ACCACTGATACCAAGGATCAGGGACTTGCAGCCAGATTGCTGAAGTTTCGTTTTGATAAAGTCCACACGACGAGTCACTTCGAAGTGAGGGTCAATTGAAGGTAGTACGCGCATTTCGTCACGAATTAACTGTTCCATTCGTATTCCTTTCCTGCAAGCAAATTAAAAATCTAGTGTTATCATACCTAAATCATTCGATTTAAAAACCTCTTTGCACAAGCTTAGAAAGAGAAGGCAGTAATAAGTAATGGAAAAAATAGCCATTTTCGGTAGTGCGTTTAATCCGCCTAGCTTAGGGCATAAAAGTGTGATTGATTCCTTGGCTCACTTTGACAAAATTCTACTCGTTCCCAGCATTGCCCATGCTTGGGGAAAAGAGATGCTAGACTTTGATACGAGATGTCAGTTAGTTAACGCATTTATTAGCGATCTTTCACTGGATCAAGTTGAGCTTTCATTGATCGAGAAAAGCTTATTTACCCCCGGTGAAAGTGTGACAACTTATGCTGTACTCAGTGAATTGCAAAAGTTACATGGTGACGCTGAACTCACGTTTGTGATCGGGCCGGACAACTTCTTCAAGTTTTCATCTTTCTATAAGTCAGATGAGATTACCGAGCGGTGGTCTGTAATGGCTTGCCCTGAAAAAGTCAAAATTCGTAGCACAGACATACGTAATGCGTTGATAAGTGGGAACGATGTATCAAAATTGAGTACAAAGTCAGTTACAAAGATGTTGCAAGATAGTAGACTGTATACAATAATGTAGATTCACTAATTTAAGAGGTCTCATGACTATGCTAAAGCGCGCGATACCAGCGACGATGATCATTGCGGCATGCAGTTTACCTGCACAGGCTGAATGTGACTTTTTTAGCTTAGACTCAATAATGCTGACTTCTGATGATGAAAATAGCTGTCTAGATTTTTCTACGAGCATCGAGTCGTTTGGCCTGCGCATGCTGGAAATCACTGGTTTGAATGAAGAAGAAGCCGAGAGCACACCAGACTATTGGTCTGATTGGGTACTTCAAACCAAGGATACGCCACTTTTAACTCAAAGCCTCGAGTCTAACTATGTTGGTTTGGGAATGTGGTTTCCAGAAGATCTTGAAGATGAGCAGTACGATATGTCCACAGAAGAGTGGTTGATGAATCACGGTTTGCAATTAAGCATCGGTTTTGGCGAGAAAGTTGACGGGCAACCTCGTATGCGCTTTGATTATCGTTGGCATGATTCACGTGAGGCGGACCTAATGATGCAGATTGAGTTGCCATTCTAGATACACAGATAGCCTCTACCTATGTCTAAATACTAAGAATTAAAAAAGCCGCAAAAACTCAGTTTTGCGGCTTTTTAGTATCTGGCTTATGGCTTTAAATATTAGCTATAACTTATCGCCAAGCTATAAATCTTCACCAAAAACAAGCATGCATAGCTGTTCAAACTCTTCTTCTTTGCCTGAAAATAAATCATCAATCACAAGTGAACGTTTCTGACCTGACTGCATGCGTTTCTTTGCTTCTCGCATCACCATAACGAGAGTGTGTTCTTGTGGAAGATTTGAATCATCAATGTTCCATTGATTGAATCGTTGGGAAAGAGCACTTTCGCAAAGCAGTGGTTTAAACGACAACACCTCTTGCTTCAATACAGAAAGCATATCTTTAAACGCTTGCTCAGTATTATTGGCCTTGGAAGCGCGAGCTTTAGTTTGCTCTAGTTTTTCTAGTAGCGCCGAAGAGAGGTTAGTTTGTGTAATGTAACCCGCTTGTCTTGGGAATGAGTCCGTCAAACGTACAGAAAAGTCGACACGGTTAACCTGAGTGTTTGGAAAGTAGGTCAGTGACGTTAGGCAATCGTAGGGAATCCAGACGCTTTGTCCTGGTTCAACGGCATACTCTTGTTTACCCAGCTTAATTAAAACCAAGCCACTTTGAACTGATACAAGGCTATGTTTAAGTACTTTCTTGCGTGGTGTGATCGCCAAGTGTGAAAAGTAAGCCGATGTATATTCAATAGCGAAGTTCATAGATAGTACCTTAATTTTGGGGCGTCAAGATTACCGTTAATCTTAAAGAATGCCAACAATAACAGGGGATTTTCAATGTTTCTGGTCTGACCTTGTCAAAAGTATGGGCTCTGTAGCTGCGAGAAGTCAAAACAACGCGTAGAATGAGCCAGCTTTTTATTATATGAATTAAAAAATGACCTCTCCAACCGATCCATATGTTGATATTCGTCCTTACGGCGATGATGAAATTCCAGCGGCACTAAACCGTCTTATTAATGATGAAGAATTTATCAGTGCAATCTTGCACTATCGTTTTTCAAACCATGCGTCTTGGTTCAAAGCATTAATGAGCCCGATTTTGCGTGTGTACTTAAAAATGAAATGGAGCAAGCTGACTAGCGTTGAATCCATTCAAATTGAAGTGAAAAAGTACTTACGCGACACGTTAGCGAAAACTACCAATGGCGTGACGTATACTGGTGTCGAGTCACTGGATGCGAATCAAGCTTATTTGTTTGTATCAAACCATCGTGACATTGCTATGGATCCTGCGTTGGTAAACTACGCTCTGCATCAAAATAATCATCAGACTTGTCGTATAGCTATTGGTGACAACCTGCTGAAGAAGCCATGTGCGACTGAATTGATGCGTTTGAACAAGAGCTTTATCGTAAAGCGTTCTTTGAAAGGACCGCGAGAGATGATGAAAGCACTAGGGCAGTTGTCTTCTTACATTAAGCACTCTCTAGAAACGGGTAACTCTATCTGGATCGCTCAAAAGGAAGGTCGAGCTAAAGACGGTAACGATTTTACCGAGCCAGCAATCTTGAAAATGTTCCACGTTGAAGGACGTAAGCAAAAAATTGCTTTTCCTGAATACGTGAAGTCATTGAAGATCGTTCCTGTGGCTATTTCTTACGAGAACGACCCATGTGACACGGCTAAAGCGATAGAGCTTTTCGAAAAAGACGTAAACGGCAGTTACGAAAAGGGTGAGTTTGAAGATATCGAAAGTATCATTCAAGGCATTATCGGTAACAAAGGACGCGTTCACGTTGGTTTCGGTCAGGTTATCGACCAAGATTTTGAGACGCCTGAAGCGCTTGCTGAAGAGATTGATCGTCAGATCCACGATAACTACAAATTGTTCCCTGTCAATTTGCTGGCAGCGGAAAAAGAAGACGAGTCGATTACGGAAGTCGTTAAGAAAGAATTTGAAGAAAAGCTATCGAGCCTGCCTAAAGGTGCTCGTCAGTACTTGATTGATAGCTATGCGAACCCAGTGAAGAACATTGGTTAATGAACGTTAGTTAGCTTGTTAGTTGATTAGCAGCTTGATTGAATTGAAAAAGGAGCCTTGGGCTCCTTTTTTGTTTCTGAATCACTACTTGCTGCTGCAATAAAGTATTAAGTTGAATTAGCGAGCGACTGCGCCACCGAGTTCTAGATTGATTGGCCATGTGGTTACAGTGTTGCCTCCTAGATAGATGTTGCCTTTGACGGTCATGGTTTCGGGGAACGTTGTAATCCCAGAACCGCCTATATATAGATCGCCATCAACCACGATCCCGTTGGGCAGCTCAGTCAAAGGAGTGCGGATTACGCTCAGATCGCCTTTCACTTTAAAGCCATTCGGTAGCCTTTCAAGTGGAGTATCAGTGAGGTTGATAAAACCGCCCACTTTTACACCTCTTGGCCAACTGGTAATTTGGCTACCAATCAAGTCTGCGTAGCCTTTAATCTTGACTCCAGTGGGAACTCGGGCGAGTTGGCTGTTGGAGCCCTTAAGGCTGCCGTTTACTTCCAACCCTTTGGGTAGGCGCGTGATCGCAGTGTTCTCTATATTGAGATTACCATCTACTACCAAGCCAGTCGGAAGTGATGTATAAGGCTTATTTCGTAGATATAAGTTTCCGTAATTATCGAGATGGTTCAATATTTGATAGTGATCGAGTGGTTCAGCACTGACATTTGTTATGGTTAATGAACCAATAATAAGTGCGATTATTCTGAGCATAACAGGCTTCTTATTACGATAGACGTTAATACTATAATGGAAAAATTAATCTCGCATAGTGTTTTACCCATATGGCGGTAGATTAACGAGGAGTGGAGCAAAGATGGTAGGCAAATCAATGATTAGAGTAAATTTACGAATTGTTAAGGTCTTTCTGATAGCAGCTTCAATGTTTTGCTCAATGTCTGCGAGTGCCAACAAAGTAATTTCAACACCTGGCAAAACTGCTGTGGTGGTGACACAAGGCGGCCAACCGCAACGAGTTTGTTATTATGATGACAAGGCTTATAGCATTGGGGCTGTGTTAGAAGTGGGCGGTGTAGTGATTCAGTGCGCAGCAGAAAATGATTTTGAGCAAAATGGTTCACTTGCTTGGATTCAAATAAAAAAAGACGAGTAATTCAACTCGTCTTTTAATAAGAATATAAATGCTTATATTAACGCGCTAGAGAGCGAGTCTTAAGTTCAAAAATAATCTTCTCAGCGCTAACTTCAAATTTAAAGCGAGCGTGCAATTCCGTGCTTTCTTCAGTCATCTCTGATGCTTCAAACTCAACGTTGCTAGATACTTGCTTAGCAAGTTCAACGTACTTAGCAAATTCGGCTTCAATAAGTGCTTTTGAGTTTCCGTAGACCGTTACTTCAGCAACATCGTCGCCTTCTTTGATGATGAACCCGATTTCGCCTGCACAGCCGCAAGCTTCACATACATCGTTGTTACCAATATCTTGGCTCATAAATAATCCTCTTACAAAGTCTGAGGTTATTCTAACGAGCAATTTGAACTGTATCTACAAAAATTAAAATCTTTGAACTAATTTGCACTGGTATGCTATGTTGTTTGTTGAAGGGGTTAAATGAATGTGTACATTCGCGTCGCCAAATATGTATGTGATCTATCTCATGTTTTGTTGATAAGCAGTGTCATTAATTTGTTAGAATATCATTCAGTTAGTTGCGTCGTAACTAATTTTATAAGACTATCTATTGCTTGATAGGTATTTATACAATGAATTTATTGTTGGGTATTTGATATTCTAAGTTGTTATTTTAGATTAACCGCTTAGAGAGGTAAGGTGACTTTCGAAGAATAATTAGACAAAGTGCCCAAAGAGGCAGCACTGTAAAGTTGTTCGTACAAAGTATTTGTCGGTATTTAATGGAAATACTTGCGAAAAAATACCTTGCTCACATAATGCTGATAACGATTTTCATTCTGACTTTATTTGATTGAGTTAGATGGATTTACAAAGAGAAGAGCCTGAATATGCCAAAGCGTAGTAAAGAAGATACAGAAATCACGATCCAGAAAATCATGGATGCCGTTGTAGACCAGCTACTAAGATTGGGTTACGACAAGATGTCATACACGACGTTGAGTCAACAAACGGGTGTTTCTCGTACAGGTATAAGTCATCACTTTCCAAAGAAAACGGATTTTACTGCTGCTCTAGACGGTCGTATTTTCAAAATGTTCATGGAACACATTGACTTTGAAAATGGCCTTGACGCATTTTCAGCTAGCTGGGTTACAGCACTTGAAGACGCTGAGTTCCTAGCAATCTTACGTTTACTTTTCCATCATATCGTTACTGCAGAGAGCGCACATGAGTTCGCTGCAAACGGTATTGATCGTCTATACAAGCTGACTGAAACTCAGTTTGGCGATACTAGCGGTAAAGAACTAGAGTGGTTGATTGGTAAATCATTGATTCGTATGAGTCAATAATCAGCACTCAATAAAAGAAGCTCCTGCGGGGGCTTTTTTTGTGTCTGCAGTTTCTCTTATTTCTGCGCTTCTCCCTCCCTCTATCTATCCCATACCGATGCCGCAGTCTTGCTGCTGTGTTGAATGAAGTTATTTCTTTTCTTTTTATATGCTTATATTTATACCCTTCCTTCACTCTCACGGTTAAAAGCTAAGTAACTCTAATTGATAATGTTCACTTATAGGGCCTCAAACGCTCAGGGCTAGACGTTTAGGGGGGATTGCTATGGTTGGTAATAAAATTAAATTTAAAGCGAGAGGGAGACTATGAGCGAATAAAAAGCCTCGAGAAAATCGAGGCTTAGAATGACTTAATTGTTATTAGAAACGAATACTAAAAATGAGTAGGTTCTAAATTGAGTCTATTGGGCGGGGTGAACCTGTGGGAAGCTCATGGTTGGGTGCTTTTCTACAATACTTTTATAGCCGTACACATCCTCAATCATAGAAGGTTCAAGTGCATCCCAAGGCTTGCCATCGCAAACCAAGTTACCGTCTTTTAATACTACGAGTCGGTCAGAATACTGAGCGGCTAGGTTTAGGTCGTGCAGAACCACGATAACGGCGGCATTGTGGTTGTCGGCTAGCTCTCTCGCGATTTTTAAAGTGTTGTGCTGGTGGGCAAGATCCAGTGCAGATGTTGGTTCATCGAGCATTAAAATACATTGGTCGCCAGAGTGGTGAAGCTGAGTTAACACTCGAGCCAAGTGAACACGCTGTTTTTCACCGCCAGATAGGGAAGGGTAGAGCCTTTCACTTAAGTGAGTAACATCAGCTATATCCATTTTTTGGCTAGCAATGCTGGTCAGCTTCTTGTTGGATTCTTGCAACGGGATTCCACCAAGCTCGACAACTTCATGTACCAAGAATGGGAAGGTCAATGTGCTGTGTTGAGGGAGCATTGCCAAGTGTTTCGCCAGCTTCTGCGAAGGCCACTTGTCTTTAGTGTGTCCAAAATACTGGATATCACCCGTGCTCGATATCTCCTGACATAAGGCTTTAAGTAATGTGCTTTTTCCTGCGCCGTTTGGCCCAAGCAGTGTGGTTACCTTTCCTGCTTCAATCTCAATAGAAACGCCATCTAAAATCACTTTGCTGCCGAACTTCACTTCGATGTCGGTTGCTTTTAACGCTGCAGGAAACATTAAAGGATTCTCCCTTTCTGTTGGAATAGTAGATACAAGAAGAATGGAGCGCCGATGATCGCAGTGACAATACCTACTGGCAACTCAGCTGGTGCCAACGCCACGCGAGAGAACATGTCTGCAGCCGTTAGTAGTAATGCGCCTAGAACCGCTGATAGGGGAAGTAGAACTCGATGATCCGGGCCCGCTAACATGCGACCTAAATGAGGGATCACAAGCCCGATAAAGCCAATCATGCCAGATAAACTAACCGTGATACCAACGCCCGCAGCTGTCAGTAGAATCAACTTTCTCTTTAGCTTTTGTACAGGAATACCAAGGTGTTGCGCTTCTGATTCACCCAGTAATAGCGCATTCAAAGACATCGCTTGGCGGTAGAACACAACAAACAGGCCAACGAGCGTAACCGCAGCGAGCAAAATTCCCGACCACTTAGCTCCTGCCAGTGAACCCATCGACCACAGTGAAAGATCACGCAGCATTTGGTCATCTGCAATGAAGTTTAAGAAGCCAATACCTGCGCCTGATAGTGCACTGATTGCCACACCTGCAAGCAACATGATGGTGACAGAAGTGCCGAATTTGCCAGTACCCAGTTTGTAAACCAGCAGCGTGGTTAAGGCGCCGCCCAAAAAGGCAAACACAGGTACCGCTGCAAAGTTCATGAATGCAGGGTATTGAAGTGAAAGCTCAGAGAACAAAACGATAGCCAATGCAGCACCTAATGCAGCGCCCGCAGAGACACCGATGATGCCAGGCTCTGCAAGTGGATTTCGAAACAAACCCTGCATCACTGCGCCACACAAGGCGAGGATTGCACCTATTAGCATACACAAGATGGTTCTAGGTAAGCGGATCTCTTGGATCACCAAGTTGATGTGAGGTGCTAAGTCATTGTTTGGTTGAATTAAGCTCGTAGCGCTGTCTGCTAAGCTAATGTTCATTGGCCCAACAGTGATCGAGTACAGCGCGACAAAGGCTAGGGTAGCACCTAAGCCTAACATCGATGTTTTTAGTGGGACGGATCGTAACAACATAAAGGGCCTCAATATCTATCGCTAACTTTAATCCCTTTTACCAACAACGTGAGTCTGTTGGCGAAGGGAACTGGATTAGCGATAGCAGAAATAGGGTGGTCGAGTTATAGCGGGTAAATAAGTGCGTTTAAGCGCTTAGCTTCAGAGAGGCTTTCTAGGCCAAGCCCGCCAACCAAAGCACTGCCATTTACGGTAATGATTTGCTTGTTTATACCTGCAGGCGTTGCCGCTAGCATAGGCAGTGATTTAAGGATGGCATCTGCACCGCCCATTTTTTGGTAACTACGGCCGCTTACTAAAATGACATCAGGTTGCATCTCAACGAGTGATTCCATTGAAAGTGGCTTGTAAGATGTTAGGCTCTGAGCTGCAGGGTTGATACCGCCAGCTAACTCGATGATTGCGTTTGGTGATGTTTCACCGCCAGCAACGTTCGCAGGGCGACCTTCATGCAGTAACAGGAATAAAACTTTCTTCGCTTCGTTGCTTGGAACCTGATTCGCTTTAAGTGCTGCAATCTTTTGATTCACTTCAGCTTTCACTTGCTGAGAGTGGTCTTCGGTATGGGTGATCTTTGCGATTTGGTCGATACGCTTCAATAACCCTTCAACGTTTGCTTCAGTGTTAACAATCTCCACATCGACGCCTGCCGATTTTAATTGAGAGATAGCGTTGTCTGGTCCCATTTCATCAGAACCAATCAGTGTGGTTGGTTCTAGGGCTAGCAAGCCTTCTGCCGACAGGTTTCTGTGGTAGCCAATCTTTGGTAGCTTTTCAGACTGAGGTAAGCGACTGGTTACATCAATACCGACCAATTGCTCTTCTGCGCCAAGCGCTAAAACCAATTCTGTTACGGCACTGCCAGCACTGATGATTCGAGGTTTTTCAACGTCGTTGGCCAAAGCGGTTGGTGCGCTAAGTGCCAAGCTCATAGCGGCTACTGAAAGGAGATGTGTCTTGGTCTTTAATTTATTGAGCACGTTTAAGTTGTTCATAATAAGTTCTTTGTATTTTCTTTTTGTATCGCGAAGATACTCAGTGAGCAGTCCGTTCGCATTGTGAGTTCGAGTCGATAGAGAGGCTTAGTTCCGATTGTTTAGTCTTGTCGGTCAGAAGCCAAACTTCGTGAAAATTGCGTATTGTTTTAACCATCGTCAGTGAGCAATTGAGTCGCTGGTATTCCGTTCTCTTGAAGGAACGAAAGCAGCTTCACTAGGTTCTCCACGTTGGCAGCTTTATCCGCGCCAATGATGATCGGCTTTTTATCCGTTGAACCTGTCTCTTCTAACAGGGCAATCTTGAAGTTTTCCCAGTCGATATATTCTTGGCCGTTGATTGCCCAGTAGGGTTCATGGTCTAGAATGTTGACGCTAATCGAGTCTTTATGGACTTCAGAAACGTTTTTGACGTCCGAACTTGGCAGCTCAACTTCTAGTGACTCTAGCTTTACCGATGCAGTGAGCAATAGAAAAACCATCACGATAAAAATGATGTCGAGTAGCGGCGTTAAGTCCGGCGCTAAACTTTGTGTGTTCGATGAGTGGGGTGTTTTAATCATGCTTGGCTCACATCACCGATAGAGGCTTTGCTGGCAGGTGTACCTTGAGTATCGCCAGACTGACTCGTTTGAATCGACATACCTTCTAACCACACATTCACATAGTTCAGAGTATGTTCTAGCTGAGCAAGCACTCGGTCAGCCCAAAGGCCTAATAGTTGTGCACCTGAAATTGCTGGAAGTGCGATCATCAAGCCTGCTGCGGTCGTTCTCATTGCTAATCCAAGGCCGTCTGCTAGGTCGTTCGGGGTGATGCTGCCCGTAGTCGCGGCAACACCTTTGAACATTTCAATAAGGCCAAGTACCGTACCAAGCAGTCCAATCAGCGGGCTAATCACACCGATTAAACCAAGTAGTCTTAGGCCTGCATGTAATTGATGGCGTTTCTCTTGTAGCCAGATCCCCGCAGCATCTTCACGCAAACCTTTTGAGAAAGAGTGGTGAGCAAGCAACATCGACACGCCTTTGTAAAGCAATGGCCTTTTACCTGAAATCGACTGAGCGAGCGCTTCAATCTCTTTGCTATTAGTTGGTGAGA from Vibrio gigantis harbors:
- a CDS encoding nicotinate-nicotinamide nucleotide adenylyltransferase codes for the protein MEKIAIFGSAFNPPSLGHKSVIDSLAHFDKILLVPSIAHAWGKEMLDFDTRCQLVNAFISDLSLDQVELSLIEKSLFTPGESVTTYAVLSELQKLHGDAELTFVIGPDNFFKFSSFYKSDEITERWSVMACPEKVKIRSTDIRNALISGNDVSKLSTKSVTKMLQDSRLYTIM
- a CDS encoding AraC family transcriptional regulator translates to MNFAIEYTSAYFSHLAITPRKKVLKHSLVSVQSGLVLIKLGKQEYAVEPGQSVWIPYDCLTSLTYFPNTQVNRVDFSVRLTDSFPRQAGYITQTNLSSALLEKLEQTKARASKANNTEQAFKDMLSVLKQEVLSFKPLLCESALSQRFNQWNIDDSNLPQEHTLVMVMREAKKRMQSGQKRSLVIDDLFSGKEEEFEQLCMLVFGEDL
- a CDS encoding 1-acyl-sn-glycerol-3-phosphate acyltransferase; the protein is MTSPTDPYVDIRPYGDDEIPAALNRLINDEEFISAILHYRFSNHASWFKALMSPILRVYLKMKWSKLTSVESIQIEVKKYLRDTLAKTTNGVTYTGVESLDANQAYLFVSNHRDIAMDPALVNYALHQNNHQTCRIAIGDNLLKKPCATELMRLNKSFIVKRSLKGPREMMKALGQLSSYIKHSLETGNSIWIAQKEGRAKDGNDFTEPAILKMFHVEGRKQKIAFPEYVKSLKIVPVAISYENDPCDTAKAIELFEKDVNGSYEKGEFEDIESIIQGIIGNKGRVHVGFGQVIDQDFETPEALAEEIDRQIHDNYKLFPVNLLAAEKEDESITEVVKKEFEEKLSSLPKGARQYLIDSYANPVKNIG
- a CDS encoding YnjH family protein; its protein translation is MVGKSMIRVNLRIVKVFLIAASMFCSMSASANKVISTPGKTAVVVTQGGQPQRVCYYDDKAYSIGAVLEVGGVVIQCAAENDFEQNGSLAWIQIKKDE
- a CDS encoding YfcZ/YiiS family protein; the encoded protein is MSQDIGNNDVCEACGCAGEIGFIIKEGDDVAEVTVYGNSKALIEAEFAKYVELAKQVSSNVEFEASEMTEESTELHARFKFEVSAEKIIFELKTRSLAR
- a CDS encoding TetR/AcrR family transcriptional regulator: MPKRSKEDTEITIQKIMDAVVDQLLRLGYDKMSYTTLSQQTGVSRTGISHHFPKKTDFTAALDGRIFKMFMEHIDFENGLDAFSASWVTALEDAEFLAILRLLFHHIVTAESAHEFAANGIDRLYKLTETQFGDTSGKELEWLIGKSLIRMSQ
- a CDS encoding heme ABC transporter ATP-binding protein, with the protein product MFPAALKATDIEVKFGSKVILDGVSIEIEAGKVTTLLGPNGAGKSTLLKALCQEISSTGDIQYFGHTKDKWPSQKLAKHLAMLPQHSTLTFPFLVHEVVELGGIPLQESNKKLTSIASQKMDIADVTHLSERLYPSLSGGEKQRVHLARVLTQLHHSGDQCILMLDEPTSALDLAHQHNTLKIARELADNHNAAVIVVLHDLNLAAQYSDRLVVLKDGNLVCDGKPWDALEPSMIEDVYGYKSIVEKHPTMSFPQVHPAQ
- a CDS encoding FecCD family ABC transporter permease, with amino-acid sequence MLLRSVPLKTSMLGLGATLAFVALYSITVGPMNISLADSATSLIQPNNDLAPHINLVIQEIRLPRTILCMLIGAILALCGAVMQGLFRNPLAEPGIIGVSAGAALGAALAIVLFSELSLQYPAFMNFAAVPVFAFLGGALTTLLVYKLGTGKFGTSVTIMLLAGVAISALSGAGIGFLNFIADDQMLRDLSLWSMGSLAGAKWSGILLAAVTLVGLFVVFYRQAMSLNALLLGESEAQHLGIPVQKLKRKLILLTAAGVGITVSLSGMIGFIGLVIPHLGRMLAGPDHRVLLPLSAVLGALLLTAADMFSRVALAPAELPVGIVTAIIGAPFFLYLLFQQKGRIL
- a CDS encoding heme/hemin ABC transporter substrate-binding protein; amino-acid sequence: MNNLNVLNKLKTKTHLLSVAAMSLALSAPTALANDVEKPRIISAGSAVTELVLALGAEEQLVGIDVTSRLPQSEKLPKIGYHRNLSAEGLLALEPTTLIGSDEMGPDNAISQLKSAGVDVEIVNTEANVEGLLKRIDQIAKITHTEDHSQQVKAEVNQKIAALKANQVPSNEAKKVLFLLLHEGRPANVAGGETSPNAIIELAGGINPAAQSLTSYKPLSMESLVEMQPDVILVSGRSYQKMGGADAILKSLPMLAATPAGINKQIITVNGSALVGGLGLESLSEAKRLNALIYPL
- a CDS encoding ExbD/TolR family protein, with the protein product MIKTPHSSNTQSLAPDLTPLLDIIFIVMVFLLLTASVKLESLEVELPSSDVKNVSEVHKDSISVNILDHEPYWAINGQEYIDWENFKIALLEETGSTDKKPIIIGADKAANVENLVKLLSFLQENGIPATQLLTDDG
- a CDS encoding MotA/TolQ/ExbB proton channel family protein, translated to MQQISYLQEQLGLMTWPLLICSALTAMIIAERVFQVMLSIGVGKRAIRRELNQISPTNSKEIEALAQSISGKRPLLYKGVSMLLAHHSFSKGLREDAAGIWLQEKRHQLHAGLRLLGLIGVISPLIGLLGTVLGLIEMFKGVAATTGSITPNDLADGLGLAMRTTAAGLMIALPAISGAQLLGLWADRVLAQLEHTLNYVNVWLEGMSIQTSQSGDTQGTPASKASIGDVSQA